The Bombus vancouverensis nearcticus chromosome 9, iyBomVanc1_principal, whole genome shotgun sequence genome includes a window with the following:
- the LOC117158821 gene encoding uncharacterized protein LOC117158821, with the protein MDRFKVTFILALMTLAIIHISTADLPKPSYARTMLKVSRSLPGETEELKVRTSEGNVATLIVKRRDKSYPEQQTANEPAKTLQDPENPNPQLTNENATSSDVSESIKTEPKTKEDIRRLEEAQIEQLRAKLSDSDSQSGFSKLENVSANEETNIGEKIRPVREQNIDYGSWTPLGTDGRAVQLQESTTEEYLSWKPLQSDLKTTTEERTNYARFDPAFPAGGLLLPRHFQDRSERKLQLADQSEEKTRYTFLPHQIRSSRTNIGANASKNRDGKNVPPEVIVRSEINVKSNPKRSPMTLDRDGTPVIHGKRVPDEPIDKIQTWRNARVINNKLIHDATSTDNLETSSSFYPAENAVERQRFERFFKNVNRRYGKDYEEEGRNVFFEWDPKNYKNEALKAEVYEARTDNYRSNSHKRMLHPDGVSIYPVSQLYTPESQKIAPVALKPGARAPVLQYAHPELGVQPAKILKNEKRRPDNFPENQYSFTEQRQKKKYVLNDKNIVDTYTTKNYYPNQHFYGLKRPNDAPFWVKISENLKNQFSNGVEKVSQFTRPVIDPLVEATHKISQNLGLSNGKEAEDKVGTVASGSSILIPALGLVASGAALGIGAVAVGRYLDVDVLKRSNEALGSEVEYQRALDASQLATQPLLREVDRQNNGGDSEQVDKYSGTVYFLENVTPNEELKVDRDGGNSNNRNEVLLIVEGNGKVENQETKPEMEENKQATGYSRRKRSLDYLDIFQAEGNLKNLIRNKRLQRKGPDSISEIVEIDLPSREGSIDVTEFLIPNRIANDRSNSKKNSEDSAILIIEDGSTPLDFLQKNLANDVSDKNDLVSLERVVEGSVSDEKESVDGRGERRRRRSIESDQELEDALQNLENAEVAEVAHIDGDWTNTPCAKRIFCDAMIERGADAVILMEKKMAGLLGLIQPGAAVQVSSHFQQVMDAVRRHDCSSFLCPQARPGNVFF; encoded by the exons ATGGACAGATTTAAG GTGACGTTCATTCTGGCGCTGATGACACTAGCCATCATCCACATCAGCACGGCTGATCTACCGAAACCCAGCTACGCTAGAACGATGCTGAAAGTATCACGAAGCCTTCCAGGCGAAACAGAGGAGCTGAAAGTACGAACGAGCGAAGGGAACGTGGCAACTTTGATCGTGAAACGTCGAGACAAATCCTACCCCGAACAACAAACAGCGAACGAGCCTGCTAAAACTCTTCAAGATCCTGAAAATCCTAATCCTCAACTAACCAACGAGAACGCCACATCGTCGGACGTATCTGAATCGATAAAAACCGAACCAAAGACCAAAGAGGACATCAGAAGATTGGAAGAGGCTCAAATAGAGCAACTCAGAGCGAAACTGTCAGACTCTGACAGCCAAAGTGGCTTCTCCAAACTTGAAAACGTATCCGCGAACGAAGAGACGAACATCGGTGAAAAGATTCGACCCGTCAGAGAACAGAACATCGATTACGGAAGCTGGACGCCTCTGGGTACCGATGGAAGGGCTGTTCAGCTTCAGGAATCGACGACGGAGGAATATCTGAGCTGGAAACCTCTTCAAAGTGATTTGAAGACGACTACCGAAGAAAGGACCAATTACGCCAGATTCGATCCAGCGTTTCCTGCAGGTGGACTACTTCTGCCGCGACATTTTCAGGACAGATCGGAGAGGAAACTGCAGTTGGCCGACCAGAGCGAGGAAAAGACTCGCTACACGTTTTTGCCTCATCAGATACGATCTTCGAGAACGAATATCGGAGCAAACGCGTCCAAGAACAGAGATGGCAAGAACGTGCCGCCAGAAGTAATCGTCAGGTCGGAGATAAACGTGAAATCAAATCCAAAGAGGTCACCTATGACGCTGGATAGGGATGGTACCCCTGTGATTCATGGCAAGAGGGTTCCCGACGAACCTATCGATAAGATTCAAACGTGGCGCAACGCACGAGTGATTAACAATAAATTGATACACGATGCAACATCTACGGACAACCTGGAAACCTCTTCGAGTTTTTATCCGGCGGAGAATGCTGTGGAGAGGCAGAGGTTCGAGAGATTCTTCAAGAACGTTAACAGGAG ATACGGCAAAGACTACGAAGAGGAAGGGAGAAACGTGTTCTTCGAGTGGGATCCAAAGAACTACAAGAACGAAGCGTTGAAAGCAGAGGTCTACGAAGCAAGAACAGACAATTACCGAAGCAACTCTCACAAAAGGATGCTACACCCTGACGGCGTGTCGATCTATCCGGTTTCGCAGCTCTACACCCCGGAAAGTCAAAAGATCGCGCCAGTCGCCTTGAAGCCTGGCGCCAGGGCACCGGTCCTTCAATACGCTCATCCAGAATTGGGCGTGCAGCCTGCAAAGATCCTAAAAAACGAGAAAAGAAGGCCGGACAATTTCCCGGAGAACCAATACTCCTTTACCGAACAAAGACAGAAGAAGAAGTACGTCTTAAACGACAAGAACATCGTGGACACTTACACGACGAAGAATTATTACCCTAATCAGCATTTCTATGGTCTGAAGAGACCGAACGACGCCCCATTTTGGGTGAAAATCTCGGAGAACCTGAAAAATCAATTCTCCAATGGCGTGGAGAAGGTTTCGCAATTTACTCGACCAGTGATCGATCCTCTGGTGGAAGCTACGCATAAAATTTCACAGAATTTAGGTCTTTCGAACGGCAAAGAGGCTGAAGACAAGGTCGGCACTGTTGCTTCCGGTAGCAGCATCCTGATTCCAGCTCTGGGACTCGTGGCATCAGGAGCTGCTCTCGGAATCGGTGCTGTCGCTGTTGGAAGATACCTAGACGTTGATGTTCTAAAGAGATCTAACGAAGCTCTAGGCAGCGAGGTGGAATATCAACGAGCTTTGGACGCTAGTCAACTAGCTACTCAGCCTTTGTTGAGAGAAGTGGATCGACAGAATAATGGCGGAGACTCGGAGCAGGTAGACAAATATAGCGGAACCGTGTACTTCCTCGAGAACGTAACACCGAACGAAGAATTGAAAGTTGATCGCGATGGTGGAAATTCAAATAATCGGAACGAAGTTTTGTTGATCGTGGAGGGAAATGGGAAAGTAGAGAACCAAGAGACTAAGCCGGAAATGGAGGAGAACAAGCAGGCGACCGGATACTCGAGAAGGAAACGAAGTCTCGATTATTTGGACATTTTCCAAGCGGAAGGGAATTTAAAGAACCTAATCAGAAATAAACGTTTGCAACGAAAGGGACCCGATTCGATCAGCGAGATCGTAGAGATCGATCTCCCTTCTCGCGAAGGTAGCATCGACGTCACGGAGTTTCTTATTCCAAATAGAATAGCGAACGATCGAAGTAATTCGAAAAAGAACAGCGAGGATTCTGCTATTTTGATAATCGAGGATGGCTCCACGCCTTTGGACTTCCTCCAGAAAAATCTGGCTAACGATGTGTCTGATAAAAATGATTTGGTCAGCTTGGAGAGGGTCGTAGAAGGTTCTGTGAGCGACGAAAAAGAGTCTGTAGACGGAAGGGGCGAAAGACGAAGGAGAAGAAGCATCGAAAGCGATCAGGAACTGGAAGACGCACTTCAGAATCTGGAGAACGCAGAGGTTGCTGAGGTAGCTCATATCGATGGTGACTGGACCAACACACCCTGTGCCAAAAGGATATTCTGCGACGCTATGATCGAAAGGGGCGCAGATGCGGTTATTTTGATGGAGAAAAAAATGGCTGGTCTTTTAGGCTT